One genomic window of Mercenaria mercenaria strain notata chromosome 2, MADL_Memer_1, whole genome shotgun sequence includes the following:
- the LOC123562901 gene encoding protein PERCC1-like, translating to MIDVVGYGQYNRQLPGIHDNSGMSMPHGARMSPGNTLQTLHPVSQEIQHTQHTQHTSVIKKLDHSVESFIPSTNQHNINQNNDSDNLQSENFDASNESIIDDEFSDHDSHYSEDLEDIDMDLEPKPDMTRQLLDFATMVSTDIQKFFGRKKGEDDSCDIYEDKWKSTKSGRELYYADLMKIVHGEDKPNGKGGKKSPPLLDISNSVSEQRDNRNSFTGKFDKKLGIGPLNELFEYGLRHFLTDKKLKHTKELKRLKTDSKKFDSVAPMHTRKLPTSFWKEPGSQQTNSGESRQNGGNSVLQTNNPPDFSDLLESWRLDRNEFSGDMSSSEVSMSPESV from the coding sequence ATGATTGACGTGGTGGGTTACGGTCAGTATAACCGGCAGCTTCCAGGTATCCATGACAACAGCGGAATGTCCATGCCACATGGTGCCCGGATGTCACCCGGAAACACGCTACAGACGTTACATCCGGTTTCACAAGAGATACAGCACACGCAACACACTCAGCACACTTCCGTCATCAAAAAACTTGACCATTCTGTAGAATCATTCATTCCCAGTACAAATCAGCACAACATTAATCAAAACAATGATTCAGATAACTTGCAAAGTGAAAATTTTGATGCCTCCAACGAATCGATAATTGACGATGAATTCAGCGATCATGATTCTCATTATTCGGAAGACCTGGAGGATATTGACATGGATTTGGAACCAAAACCGGACATGACGAGACAGTTACTAGATTTCGCGACTATGGTGAGCACCGATATTCAAAAATTCTTTGGAAGAAAGAAAGGGGAAGATGACTCTTGTGATATTTATGAAGACAAATGGAAATCAACAAAGTCTGGTAGAGAACTGTATTACGCCGATCTTATGAAAATTGTTCACGGTGAGGATAAACCTAACGGTAAGGGAGGTAAAAAATCACCACCACTTCTCGATATTTCAAACTCTGTAAGTGAACAGAGGGACAACAGAAACTCATTTACTGGGAAATTCGATAAGAAGTTAGGTATTGGTCCTCTAAATGAGCTATTTGAATATGGTTTACGCCATTTTTTGACAGACAAAAAACTAAAACATACCAAAGAATTAAAACGTCTGAAGACTGATTCTAAGAAATTTGACAGTGTGGCACCAATGCATACAAGGAAATTACCAACCTCTTTCTGGAAAGAGCCTGGTTCTCAACAAACAAACTCTGGAGAAAGCAGACAAAATGGCGGCAATTCTGTGTTGCAGACGAACAATCCTCCTGACTTTAGTGATCTGTTAGAAAGCTGGAGACTTGATCGTAACGAGTTTAGTGGTGACATGTCATCAAGTGAAGTGAGCATGTCCCCAGAATCAGTCTGa